The genomic window GGTGGAAAAGCACCGCTCTGGAAGGGGTCAACGCCGCCTTGTCTTCCTATCCCATCAGAACCCTGATTGCGGAGGGGTGGCGGGATGGAGGACGGAGATTGGAGTATAGGGTACAAGTGTGGGgcagaagctgaggcacagagtgggaaGGAGTGTTGGTTTCTTAACGCAAGAgcacccccccccgccgcctttGGAGCTGTTCTTATATCCCTCTCTTGTGTGCTCTCCCTTACCAGACTCGGCATACCTGGATGGGGTGTCCCTGCCCGACTTCGAGCTGCTCAGCGACCCTGAGGATGAGCACTTGTGTGCCAACCTGATGCAGCTGCTGCAGGAGAGCCTGTCCCAGGCGCGGCTGGGCTCACGGCGCCCAGCGCGCCTGCTGATGCCCAGCCAGCTGGTGAGCCAGGTGGGCAAGGAACTACTGCGCCTGGCCTACAGCGAGCCGTGTGGCCTGCGGGGGGCGCTGCTGGACGTCTGCGTAGAGCAAGGCAAGAGCTGCCATAGCGTCGGCCAGCTGGCCCTCGACCCCAGCCTGGTGCCCACTTTCCAGCTGACCCTCGTGCTGCGCCTGGACTCACGCCTCTGGCCTAAGATCCAGGGGCTGTTCAGCTCTGCCAACTCTCCCTTCGTCCCCGGTTTCAGCCAGTCCCTGACGCTGAGCACGGGCTTCCGAGTCATCAAGAAAAAGCTGTATAGCTCGGAGCAGCTGCTCATTGAGGAGTGTTGAACTTGAgcctggtggcggggggggggggggggggcctacccaccctgcccccacgCCAGAGACCACTCAACTTTTGATTTTGAGGTGGAGGTTGGCAGGCAGGAGCTGAGGGATTGACGCCTGTCGTTAGCAAACTGACAACAGCCACCTGAGGGGaggaaggtggaggtggggggaacaTTGTGTTTCCTAGGAAGCTCACTGAGGTGTGCAGGTAGCTCCCGGTTGGGGGCCTATGCCCCTCAGTACTGTAGCATGAAACAAAGGCTTAGGGGCCAACTGGGCTTCTGGCTGGATGTGTATGTAGCATGTACCTTATTACTTTTATCGTTACTGACAGTTAAGACAACAGTGGTGTGACAGCCAGGTGAGCAGCTGGGCTGCACTGGCCTTTGCAAGGGGTTGTGTGCTCCTGGTAGCAGccctggtgggaggggggaggtcaAGGCGGTTTTGTGTATCTCATGGTCTGAAGGGGCCAaatgtgttctttgtttttgtacctttggtttttgattttgtttttgttttgatcagAGCTTCACTACTGACCTGTTCTAGGCAGCTATCTTACAGACGCATGAATGTAAGAGTAGGAAGGGGTGGGTGTTGGGATCACTTGGGGATCTTTGACACTTGAAGAAAAAATACACCTGGGAGCTGcatttgcccctccctcccctcccccagtgtgTACTGGGGAGTTGAGCTGTGAGGGGATGGGGCtgattggggtggggtggggggctggaacccctcccccagaagagTGCCATCTGGGTCTTCCATCTAGAACTGTTTACATGAAGATACTCGCTGTTCATAAATACACTTGATGTTCAAGTATTAAGACCTATgcaatattttttacttttctaataaaaaaaaaagtttgttaaaaCAGTTGAGTCTCGTCAGTGCTGTGAAATAAAAAAGGGGGATGGTTGCCGGTAAAAGGCAAGTTTCATCAGACTCGGGTCCACCCGTGTGTTGCTGTGTCCTTTTCCGGGGCTGCCTGCCAGCCTGGTAATGGAGGTATGTGGATTGTGTGCCATCTGTGCCAAGAACCCTGGCTCCCATGGCTGGCTGATGCTACCAGGGAAAAGCGCTGGAAAGCCCTGGAAGGTGAGGCGTTGAGTCAGACCTCCCACTGAGCTCAGTTGGGAGAGCTCACCTGGTTGCTCTGGGTTAGAAGGCCCGGGTACAGGGTATAGAAGCCCAAGGCACTTACAGAAACTCGAAGGACTTCCAGAGACTTCTTTTTCCTCCTATGAAAAAGTCACAGTTCCATTTGATATGCAGTCACGAAAATCACAAAATTGACCTCTGAATGTAAGAGGCTAGGGAGCAGGAGCACCAAGAAATGGAGTTAGTTCTAGCCTCTTACTAGACCAAGAACCTAGGGCACCTAGGAGTATGGCTTGCTCCTGGGAGGAGGTGTGGCCCTGGCAGGTGCAGAATGGACaaggcacacagacacacatgcacatggaAGCAGAAAAGGAGGGGGTGGTGAGGCCTTCTGAGCAAGGGGACTGCAGGCCTATCTAAGGGAATTCCTTGGGTGACTGGGGCTCattgccctctctgggccccaatTTCCTTATCAGTGAAATAGGGATTGGGCCAGATGAAGGCCAAggcccttcccacctctccctaCCCTTGACCGTCGTGGCGGGGGTGGCGGGTGTGGGCAGACCTCCCACACCGGCCTTTGGAGAGCTGTTATCTCCCTTGTTTCTCTTCCTGGTCCCAGGCAGGCCTTGTTTGCCCGATGTTAAAACAGTAATTTTCCCACTTGAGTGTGTGGGGCCCAGGTTAAAACCCAGATCCCCGGGCTCTGGTGGAGATTCTGGCTGAGTGCACCTGGGGCAGGACCCCAGGAACCTGCATTCTCGTCAGTGATTCTGACAAAGAGTCTCAAACTCTGGGATAGTTGAGAAGACTCACATCTCTTTGGTAGAGCTGGGTGACTTGTTCCCCAAACTGAATGAACTTGGGTTAGAACTGGATCTGAAAACGCTGGTAACAAATAAGTTGCCCAGAGCAGTTTTAGGAGAACCCTCACCCTCAATTTCTTAGCTCATCCTCCTGATAGCCACCCTGTGAAAGCTGGGTGGGACGGGGGTTAGTAATGTTTCACAGACTCGTAAACACAGGCCGCAGCCCTTGAATGACCGTCTTCTGACCGTGGCTGACCTCGTTCACTCTCGGCCCCTCAGGGTGGGAGCTGGGAGTGTACGGTGCTCAGCCTTTGGATGGTGTCTGGGCTCACTTTCCGGGGAATTAAGAGCAGCGCCAATGCTCACAGCTGTGTATCCCTTGCcacaaaggaagaacaaagaaaacaaccatGCCCAGCTCCAAGACAGAGTCTTATTGGTACTTAGAGGCAAGAACTGGATGGCACAATAAACATTAACCCCTCTCCAAGACCAGGAGGCAGCAAGCGCACTTTtcttcgtttctttttcttttttaaatgtttatttattttttgagaaagacacagggtgcaagcgggggaggagcagagagagagagggagatgtgaagcaggctccaggctctgagctgtcagcacagagcccaacacggggctcgaacccacagactgtgagatcatgacctgagccaaagttggatgcttaacagactgagccacccaggggcccctcttcttAGTTGGTCAGACTGAGGCCTGGACTCCCAAGAAAGTACAGCTGAGTCGCCATCTCCCTGAAGCCAGACTGGCTTTCCTCATCATAGGGCTTGCAAATGCCCCCCCAGCTGGACAGAAGGGCCCCCAGATGGGAGCTGGCAGGCTTTCTCAGACCCAGCAGGGAGCTTTGTCCCAGGTATTGGGTGGGCTCTTGAAGAGAAGCTGGGAAAGATTCCTTTGCTAAGACCGAAAGCTAATAAAGCTTATAGACTTACAAATAACATCCCACTTTGGAAAATGCTTCCAGGCTTATAAAATTTGTTCTGATTacctttcttatttctatttcccaGCTCATCAGGGTATTACTCTAGAACCTACAATAGCTTCCTATTGTCAGATTCCACGGTCTGCCTTTCAAGACCTTTGATATTGGGCCCTACTTGCCCTATACAGGCTGATGGCCCACCACACTCCCTACCACTCCCTGTCTTTAGGTACAGGTCAGTATGGCCTGCTCCCTTCTCTGGCCTGATTTTGCTCATTCCAGTGCCCTTCACCAGGGATGTCATCCCTCTGTCCTGCCTGCAaaccctccctcttcctttaAGACCCAGAGGGAGTTTCAGCCCTTTTATGACTCTCCTCTGCCTCGTCCTGCCTCCTCCTTCACAATCAGTGTTGAAAACTTTGCAGTTTCCTGATCTCATTTTATGCACTTGCTTCATATCTCCCAGTTCTTTGGGGGTACCCCCGGGTTCCCCTCAGGCCCTGGCTGGCTGACTGCTTGCTCATTCCCCTCTCCCTTGGCTCAAACAACACAAGATTCTCTCACCAGCCTCAGACCCTCAGGCTAagaagagaggagggcagggtagaaatactttattgttttattacgCCTGCCACTCAGTTTAGAGGAATATTAAAGGCTAAGGTCCTGGAAGGGAAGTAGTGTCCCTAGTGGTTAAGGCCACTATGCTGTAGTTAGTgaaatctgggtttgaatcctgactcagacatttttcttcttctttttttagccAGTGACCTTGAGCGAGTCACTTTAAGttacctcatctataaaatggggatactagTGGAGAAATGTGTATATAAAGTCATAACTGGGGTTCACCATTGGCAGAGGAAGCCAGTAGTTGGGCAAGAGATGGGGGCCTGAGCTGtggcagagctggcttcagagtAGGGGACACCTTTgacctccttcccctctggtcCTCCTTTCTTCTAACATCTTTCCAagtcaccatctttttttttttttctttttttaatgtttatttttgagacagagaaagagagagagagtgaacagaggaggagcagagacagagggagacagaatcagaagcaggctccaggctctgagccatcagcacagagcccaatgccaggctccaacccacgagctgtgagatcatgacctgagctgaagttggacagtcaaccagctgagccacccaggcgtccctcaagtCACCATCTTAACAAGAATTGTGTCAACATGTAACCTTAATACATTCGTGTAAAAAACACCAtctggggggctcctggctggctcagtcagcagagcatgcgagtgagttcgagccccacattgggtgtagagattacttaaaaataaaatcttaaacaaacaaaaaacccctccaTCATTTGGGGGTAATGTGCTTAGACAGCCTCACTTCTAAGCTATATTCTAAGCCTGGAACACATTAAGCACCTATATTAGGTTGCTTCACTTCCCCCTCACGGTTCAGAAGGAAATGCAAAGGCCCAGAGTGAGCAAGGCTGCAGGGCTCAGAAGGGAAGAGTGCCCTCCTCCCAGGCCTTCCACTCATTCCTCTGAGCCCTCCCTGGCTCCCAGGTCAGGGTGTGTGGGTCAGCCACATCTGCTTTTGCTGCTGGCGGGAGGCAAGTACCACTGGGGCAGCCCCGCGGAAGGCTGAGGAAACACACAGCACAGAAACCAGGTCCAATTAATAGATTATTACAGGACTCTGTAATTATCCTGAAAGGGGGCACTTTATGAAGGAATCACAAATTAGAAAACAGTCTCTTAAAACTCAGACACGTCCATGGAGGGGCCAAGCTGAGGAGTGTCCGTCTTGACCTCAACCATGGGCAGCTGCCTGGAAACATCTGTGGCCATGTGGTGCTGATGGCTCTGAAGGCAGACGCTGATGGACTGTCATTTGATTActgcgttcattcattcaactcgTATATAATTAAGTGGCTCTGTGGGGCTGCAAGACAAAGTTAAGTAAGTGGGAACCCCTAAGACGCAGACATcaaaattccctctctctctctctctctttcacacacacacacacacacacacacacacaaacacacacacacacgctcacacataACCACACACGCATTTACAAGAAAACCGGGGTGCataaggagaagagaaaatgggcaCACACTCAATTTTTCCTATCCCTAACATCCCAGGAAAATATATCCAGCAATACAGAATGAATAAAAGTGATTAAAGAAGTTAATTAAACGATATACTTAAAATCGGtgaattttattgaatgtaaattataccttaatacccgaattaaaaaatatatgtgtgtgtgtgtgtacgcacaaaaattaactcaaagtggatcatagacctaaatggaAGAGCTAAACTATgagcattttagaagaaaatataggtataAATCTTCACGATCTTGGATTAGGCagtgatttcttaaatatgataccaaagtgcaagtgacagaaaagaaGTTCAGTATGTTGGACTTTATTGACATTACAAACGTTTGtgcttccggggcacctgggtggctcagtcagttgggcatccaactcttgatttcagctcaggtcacgatcctaggatagtgggatagagccctgtgtcaagccccgtgtcaggcaccATGCCAGGCACTGCGCTGATCGTgcaacctgcttaagattctctctgcctaccctgcttgcacactctctttctaaaataaaacataattaaaattaaaaaacatttttcaaattaaaagaaaattgtaaaaaaaaaaaaccctttgtgcttcaaaggatgaAGTCAAGAAAGCAAAAGACGACattgggagaaaacattttgcaaatcatatgtatGATAAGTGATTTGCATCTAGAATAGATGCGTCCTGGCTCAAattttatttgtctgtctctgccaATAGAATGTTAAcccacattttgtgtgtgtgcctacaacagtgcctggctcatagaaAGCATTCCATGAACATGTGTGGAAGACAGGAAGGATAGAGAGGGCTATGACAGTCTCAAATCTGCCATGTCCTGAGAGGCCCACTAGGGCCTGTTAAGTGAATTTGTACTTTATTCACCAAAAATTGCATCCATGTACATTTAGAAAACACTCCTTTTTtcaaattgtggtaaaatatatataacataaaatttaccatttgaaccattaaaaaaaaaattaagtataatctACATCCActcccattgtggggcttgaactcatgacttcaagatcaagagttgcatgccctaccaagtgagccagccaggtaccccccaaactggaaccattttttaaaatatttttgcttatttatttttgagggagagagagaaagagaatcccaagcaggctctgagccgtcagcaaagagccggatgtagggctcaaactcacaaatcgcaagatcatgcatgacctgagccaaaaccaagagtcagatgtttaaccgactgagccacccaggagaccctaaaccattttttcctcagtttttttaatgtatttaaaaatttttttaaattaattaagtttttaatttacatccaagttagcatatagtgcaactgatttcaggagtagattcattaatgtcccttacccatttagcccttccccccgcccacaacccctccagcaaccctctgtttgttctctatatttaagagtcttttatgttttgtccccctccctgtttttatattatttttgctttccttcccttatgttcatctgctttgtctcttaaattcctcatatgagtgaaatcatatgatttttgtctttctttgactaatttcacttagcataataccctcctccagttccatccacgtagttgcaaatggcaagatttcattctttttgattggcgaGTAATACTCCcctgtatatacataccacatcttctttatccattcatccatcaatggacatttggactctttccatactttggctcttgtggctagtgctgctataaacgtgggggtgcatgtgtgcttttgaaacagcacacctgtatcccacggataaatacctggtagtgccattgctgggtcatagggtagttgtatttttaatttttagaggaatctccatactgttttccagagtggctgcaccagtttgcattcccaccaacaatgcaaaagagatcctctttctccacatcctcgccaacatctgttgttgcctgaattgttaatgttagccattctgacaggtgtgaggtggtatctcattgtggttttgatttgtatttccgtgatgatgagtggtgtccagcattttttcatgtgtcggttggccatctggatgtcttctttggagaagtgtctatgcatgtcttttgcccatttcttcactgggttatttgttttttgggtgttgagtttgataagttctttatagattttggatactaacctttatttgatgtgtcatttgcaaatatcttctcccattccgtcggttgccttttagtccCTGAACCATTTTTATGTGTACAGTTTGCtagtgttaaaaatatatttacattggggcgcctgggtggcgcagtcggttaagcgtccgacttcagccaggtcacgatctcgcggtccgtgagttcgagccccgcgtcgggctctgggcggatggctcggagcctggagcctgtttccgattctgtgtctccctctctctctgcccctcccccattcatgctctgtctctctctgtcccaaaaataaataaaaaacaaaaagttgaaaaaaaaatatatttacattgttgtacaactgttctccagaactctttcatcttgcataactaagattttatacccattaaataacAACACCACATGTCCCCATGTCCCCTTCCTCCTAGCCCCTGGGAATCACCATTCTACCTTgtgcctctatgaatttgacttctcTAGATAGGTGATATAAggggaatcacacagtatttgtcttactGTGCCTGGCTTACTTCCCTTAAcacaatgtcttcaagattcattcatgttgtagcaaatTTTCTGTAGCCAGAattgtcttcctttttaaggctgaataatattccattgtatgtatgtgccgcatttgcttatccattcatccattgatggacacctgggttgcttccgTCTTTGGGCtgctgtgaataatgttgctatgaccacgggtgtacaaatacctctttgagactctgctttcaattcttttgggtacatacccagaagtggaattgctagatcacatggtgactctattttttttttatgctttttatttttgaaagagcacgagaggggggttggggccgagagagggggacagaggatctgaagcgggctctgcactgatagcagtgagcctgatgtgggacttgaactcatgaactgcgaggtcatgacctgagctgaaatcagacgatcaaccgactgagccactcaggtgcccctggtgattctatttttaatttttgaggaatttccatactgttttcagcaGTGggctgtaccactttacatttccatcaacagtacACAACACCTCCAAGCCCTTTTACGCCTCTCCGTATCCCAGTCCAAGCCCAAATTACCCCAACAGGCAAGACCCACCGCACCCACGCTTACGAGGTTAAGTAGCCAAGGGCTGGGTGAGGGCTCAGGATCTGGGGAATTTTGTATGTTCTAggaagtgggaggagagagggacatCAGTCAGGTTCCTGAGGAGGGAGGGTGAGACTTCTGCCCTGACGATGTGAGGGGTGCCGTCTTCATGGTCTCACCTGGGCTTTTCTGTCACACATTCAGATTCCTGTCAGAGCCCTCTCCAGGGGTAGTCTGGGGGCCAGGGACAGAGTAGTGGAGCTGATTTGGGTTGGCACATCtcaggagacaggagaggaacACGGGCCCCTCAGGGGAGAAGAGCTGAGGATTGGGGCACCTGTCCAGGAGCCCCCAATCCATTATGAACCTTCAAAAATCTTAGTGGACTTTTGCCATCACTGATTGACTGAATATAAGACAAACCTGTGACTTCACTAACACTGTGAagtgaatttgtattttattcaccCAAAATTGCATCCATGTACACTTAAAAAGCAGCAGGATGGGGCACCTcggtgctcgctctctctctctctctctctccctctctccttccctcataaataaataaataaacttaaaaaaataatcggCTCCTAGCTggctggcgcctgggtggctgagtcagttgagcatctgactcttgatttcagctcaggtcacgatcccagggtcattgcatagacccctgcattgggctctgtgctgagcctggagcctgcttcagattctctctccctccaccctgcttatgttctctctctctaaaataaaattgaaaaaaaaaaaaagcatcaggaCAAATATGGGCAAGACTGCTATGGACACAGTCTATAGACAATACAGGGCCAGGCACCACTGGAACCAGCCAGCCCCTGGTGACAACTTCAAGGCCTCATTCAAGTCCCTGGAGGTGGGCCGCTGGCAGAATGGGAATGGCACCCTCCACCACTGGGGCTACAAGGAAGGACAGGCTCAGGGTCAGAGAGGATACATCGCTCATATTCATAGCGTGCTCCACCTCTTTACCTCGCTTCACGGATCACCAATCCTGTCAAGTAAGTACTATCactattatgtccattttacagatgaggaaacaggaacGTGGGGCACTGGAGGAGCTTGGACTGGGAGTGGGGGTATCAGCAGTGTACTATGATTTGCCACTGATCCCTGTTCCTTCATCTTTGAACTAAGCGGGTGGGACTGGAGGACATCAACTGCCATTCTCTGAGGCTGAGCTCAGCTGCCAGTGGCTGCTTCTCAAAGCCCCATCACTGCtctctgggttcaagcccagggtgggggcagggcgagAGGAACAGCAGAACTGCCTTGCAGGTCACTGGGCAAATGCTTGACTGCTTTCTGGGGCGAGTCCAAGTGTGGAAAGAGAACGTTAAGAAGAAATTTCCATAGCCCTTCCCCCTACCGGGGATTTTCCACTGTGCCTGGGCAGACATGCCTCTCGGTTTCCCCAGTGAGGGGATCTGGCAATCCATGGGTCTTACTGAACAGCTCAGCTCAGGACTAGGAGGCAGGTAAAAAAGCTGCTTCTAGAGCCTGTCCTAAGAAAGGGGCAAGTTTGTTGGAGAGGCATGACTGCCCTAGAAAagatgaagggggaggggggtgataaCCAGGATGGTGTAGAGTGAAGTAGTTAGTCTAGAGGAACCAGAGAGAGAGCCGGGAAGGTGGGGACAGGAACCATCAGGGGAAACCTCCTAGAACCCCAAACCCTGAGCTGGAGCGAGAGGGAGGAGGTTTGCACAGGCAGACGGGTGAGCACAGAAGGGATGAGAAGGGGATGATGTGGGCCAGCTTTACAAAGGTTGCCGTGAACACAGGGACAGTGCCGTAGCCAGGAGGGAGTTGGAtgcaagaaatggaaaatttggtgAAACAGATTGTGCAATACAGAAATGTCTGTACAGCCGCCGCAGGCACTCGTGCTGTGGCCTCTGCGCTGAAGCTTCTCACTCTGCCGGGGACACCCTCTCCTCACTTTCACCTGATTGGCTCCTTGTCAGTCAGGTTTAGTTCAAATGTCCCCTGCAGgcttccccagcctcccctgcagaAGCAGCCGGAGTCTCTCTCTAGCACATCTCCGTGTTCCATTTTCTTCCCCCCCGCACTCACCACCACCTGCCCTTACCCCCATTTCTTTTAAGCAGCAGCCTCCCTCCTAGATGGCGGGTTCTGGGAGAGCAGAGGGCTCGCTCTCCATGGAATCCCCAGAGCCTGGCAGGTAGCAGACCCTCAATAAATATGACTGAGTTTAACTGAACCACGCTTGGAGTGTTATGATAAAAGGAAGcctacagtgttttgttttgttttccccggagcactactgtatgccaggcactgggctaagtgcTTTACGAACATTATCTAGCGTGTTCTTCTGAAGGAGGTGCTATTGTTATCCCTGTCTTTTAGGTAAGGAACTGAAGCGCAGAGAGTTTGGTTAAGTTGCTCAAGGAcacacagagccaggatttgaacccacacatTTAACCTCTAGGCTAGCACTGTCTGATAGGAATAGAATATGAGTCACATAAGTAATTGAAAAACTTTCTAgcagctacattaaaaaaagaatcggGTGAAATCaactttaataatatattttatttgctatgctgtgcaaaaaatattaatgagatacgttttacattttgtattacTAAGTGTTCAAAATCTGGGGCCTAGTTTATACTTACAGTACTTGctaaattttcatcagaaaatgGTCTCTACTTAGACTTTATAAAATTTGCACTTGAAAAAGTAGATTCACATGCCCAAGGTATTCCacacatatttaaatgttttccaataACTACATTATCCATTttgtaaaaagattttatttttaactaatccctacacccattgtggggcttgaacttacaaccctgagatcaagagtcacgtgttctaccaactgagccagacaggcaccccaacggcgttatcaatttttaaatttaaatgtaacttgattaaaattaaataaaatgtaaaattcagttcctcggcagcactagtcacatttcaagtgctcaacagccacgtGGGGCTCGTGGCCACTCTACTGGATAGCACAGCTCTGAGCGGAACggccttatcttttttttttaaaattttttttttttaacgtttatttatttttgagacagagagagacagagcatgaacgggggaggggcagagagagagggagacacagaatcggaagcaggctccaggctctgagccatcagcccagagcctgacgcggggctcaaactcacagaccgcgagatcgtgacctgagctgaagtcggacgcttaaccgactgagccacccaggcgcccccggaacGGCCTTATCTGGTGTGAAGGTAGGAAGGGGGGTGGGTCCAGGGGCAGGGATGTGAAACCACTTGGTGACCAGctgtgggagggaaagaggagggtaCACTGAGGTGGCTGGCCTGGGCCCATCTATATGAAGAGGGATGACAGGCCACGACTTCCACCAAGCAGCACAGGCCTGTCCCACTCATAAGGGGAGGTGCTTCCTATGGATGCTCTGTAGGTCTGGGCTTCTCCCCATCAAGGAAGTGATGGCCCTCAGCTCCCTGGGTTGAGCAAATGGTGCCTCCTCTCAGAGTTCCtatccaacccccccccccccccccgccccagcaccaCTACAAAGGATCCTAGGGGTGCATGAGGCTGGATCTGAGCAGGTTCAAGCCTGGCAGGTGGAATGATCTCCATCTtccaggggaaggggtgggggtcaggTGTGTGGCCCTGGTGAAATAACTCAGAGGTCAACTAtacctgggttccaatcccacTTCAGCCAATTCCTTG from Acinonyx jubatus isolate Ajub_Pintada_27869175 chromosome D2, VMU_Ajub_asm_v1.0, whole genome shotgun sequence includes these protein-coding regions:
- the DDIT4 gene encoding DNA damage-inducible transcript 4 protein, coding for MPSLWDRFSSSSSSSSSSLSRTHTPDQPPRSAWGSAAREEGLGRCASLESSDCESLDSSNSGFGPEEDSAYLDGVSLPDFELLSDPEDEHLCANLMQLLQESLSQARLGSRRPARLLMPSQLVSQVGKELLRLAYSEPCGLRGALLDVCVEQGKSCHSVGQLALDPSLVPTFQLTLVLRLDSRLWPKIQGLFSSANSPFVPGFSQSLTLSTGFRVIKKKLYSSEQLLIEEC